One window of Lawsonibacter asaccharolyticus genomic DNA carries:
- a CDS encoding integrase catalytic region has protein sequence MADKIEKIHSESPDKGYRRLNDDLRHDHGIYVNDKRVLRICRAKDIRSTVKYNNRGCTRRAKNPQYLAENLLNRQFYAEKPNEKWLTDVTEFKWYDGMEVHKLYLSAILDLCDRRIVSYVLSERNDNPLVYKTFDKAVKANPDAHPLFHSDRGFQYTGRAFHHKLVQAGMTQSMSRVAHCIDNGPMEGFWGILKRERYYGKRFTSKQELVQMIECYIRYYNTRRVQRNLGVLTPIEKHKLCLAA, from the coding sequence TTGGCCGACAAGATTGAGAAAATCCATTCAGAAAGTCCAGATAAAGGTTACCGGAGATTGAATGACGATCTGCGTCATGACCATGGTATCTATGTCAATGACAAGAGGGTGCTACGCATCTGCCGAGCCAAAGATATAAGATCCACTGTGAAGTACAATAACCGCGGCTGCACAAGGCGGGCAAAGAACCCTCAGTATCTTGCTGAAAATCTGCTGAATCGCCAATTCTATGCGGAGAAGCCGAATGAGAAATGGCTTACTGATGTGACAGAGTTCAAATGGTATGATGGCATGGAAGTACATAAACTCTATCTAAGTGCCATTCTGGATCTTTGTGACCGGCGCATCGTATCCTATGTGCTCAGTGAGCGCAATGATAATCCACTCGTTTACAAAACCTTTGACAAAGCTGTTAAGGCGAATCCAGATGCCCACCCGCTGTTCCACAGCGATAGAGGTTTCCAATACACAGGCAGAGCCTTCCACCACAAACTCGTACAGGCTGGAATGACTCAGAGTATGTCCCGTGTGGCTCACTGCATTGACAATGGACCTATGGAAGGATTCTGGGGCATTTTGAAACGGGAACGCTATTACGGCAAGCGTTTCACCAGCAAACAGGAACTCGTGCAAATGATTGAGTGCTACATCCGTTATTACAACACCAGAAGAGTCCAGCGTAACTTGGGTGTACTGACGCCGATAGAAAAACACAAGTTGTGCCTTGCTGCATAA
- a CDS encoding excisionase family DNA binding domain-containing, whose protein sequence is MSQTMNSAPKNVPEQRTYKVEDIAVMLNIGRTSAYSLVKEGHFKIVRVGNAIRISKKSFDEWLDAQAF, encoded by the coding sequence ATGAGTCAGACAATGAACAGTGCACCTAAAAATGTTCCTGAACAACGAACTTACAAAGTAGAGGATATTGCCGTTATGTTAAACATTGGTCGTACATCTGCTTACAGTCTTGTAAAAGAGGGACATTTCAAAATTGTACGGGTTGGTAATGCCATACGAATTTCCAAAAAATCATTTGACGAATGGTTAGACGCACAGGCGTTCTAA
- a CDS encoding integrase family protein yields MASIIKRKKSYSVVYNYIDENGETKQKWETWHTHKEALKRKAEVENQQNNGTFLPPNNQKVSDFLYDFVSTYGEKKWGVSMYDSQTALIANYINPIIGDMEVQDITTRVVDKYIQTLQRTPSVSRKNRKARTEFVTNSTIEKIIKLLRCAFKQAVRWELIGKNPFDNVVLPKTEYKKRDIWDAETIRLALDQCTDSKLYIAMNLAFACSLRMGEILGLTWKNVHIEDENIATDNAYIYIEAELARASKQAIETLGEKDIYHIFTPLMPNTSTRIILKKPKTDSSIRKVWLPKTVAYILREWKKSQEELKSFLGDEYQDFDLVVALPNGRPCENRIIEKEFSLLKQKAGLPNVVFHSLRHSSTTYKLKLNHGDLKATQGDTGHAEIDMITKVYAHILDEDRKINAQKFESAFYAVNRDLRNVQPPQEQPQAATLDLAALIDQLQKSPELAQTLAALIAGQKAV; encoded by the coding sequence ATGGCATCTATTATCAAACGTAAAAAATCTTATTCCGTTGTTTATAACTATATTGATGAAAATGGAGAAACAAAACAGAAATGGGAAACCTGGCATACCCATAAAGAAGCGCTGAAACGGAAAGCGGAGGTTGAAAACCAACAGAACAATGGTACATTCCTTCCTCCGAATAATCAGAAAGTTTCAGATTTTCTGTATGATTTTGTTTCCACGTATGGGGAGAAAAAATGGGGCGTGTCTATGTATGACAGTCAAACAGCCCTGATTGCCAACTATATCAATCCGATTATCGGAGATATGGAAGTGCAAGACATTACTACCCGCGTGGTGGATAAGTATATTCAAACGCTTCAAAGGACGCCTTCTGTTTCTCGGAAGAACCGGAAAGCACGGACGGAATTTGTCACAAACTCAACGATTGAGAAAATCATCAAACTTCTACGGTGTGCTTTTAAGCAAGCTGTTCGTTGGGAATTGATTGGAAAAAATCCTTTTGACAATGTAGTCCTTCCAAAGACCGAATATAAAAAGCGCGATATTTGGGATGCTGAAACGATTCGTCTTGCTTTGGATCAGTGTACCGACAGTAAACTGTATATTGCCATGAACCTTGCTTTTGCGTGTTCTTTGCGCATGGGGGAAATTCTTGGACTAACCTGGAAAAATGTTCATATTGAGGATGAAAACATAGCAACTGACAATGCTTATATCTACATAGAAGCAGAACTGGCACGAGCGTCCAAACAGGCGATTGAGACGTTAGGAGAAAAAGACATTTACCATATCTTTACTCCGTTAATGCCGAATACCAGCACCCGGATAATCCTGAAAAAACCAAAGACAGATTCCAGTATCCGTAAGGTCTGGCTGCCTAAGACAGTTGCCTATATTCTTCGGGAATGGAAAAAATCGCAGGAAGAATTAAAAAGTTTTCTTGGTGATGAATATCAGGACTTCGATTTAGTGGTAGCACTGCCAAATGGCAGACCTTGTGAGAATCGGATTATTGAGAAAGAGTTTTCACTGTTGAAACAGAAAGCAGGGCTTCCAAACGTTGTATTTCACTCTTTGAGGCATTCCAGTACGACTTACAAGCTGAAACTCAACCACGGCGATTTGAAAGCCACACAGGGCGATACAGGACATGCAGAAATAGATATGATTACGAAAGTCTATGCTCACATTCTCGACGAGGATCGCAAGATCAACGCACAGAAATTCGAGAGCGCCTTTTATGCGGTCAACAGAGATTTAAGAAATGTGCAGCCACCGCAGGAACAGCCTCAGGCAGCAACATTAGACCTGGCCGCCTTAATCGACCAGCTTCAAAAATCTCCTGAACTAGCACAAACTCTGGCGGCGCTGATTGCAGGCCAAAAAGCGGTCTGA
- a CDS encoding succinate-semialdehyde dehydrogenase, giving the protein MAKEVTPEQIEMLDGMVAKARAAAEIIATYDQERVDRLCQAVAASVIDMKVWANLADEAVDETGLGDKVTKRNKRNKLKLILRDCLRQKSVGVIEEIPEKGIVKYAKPVGVIASLVPTTNPCLTPAGQVIYAIKARDVIICSPHPRAKKTTNKCINIIRETLVREGAPADIIQGIEEPSITLTQELMKRCDLVIATGGRPMVKSAYSSGVPAYGSGAGNATVIIDNTCNTPERQAEAAMNTRISKCSDFGSGCSCDGNLIIHEDVYDGFVAALVKEGAYLANEEEAEKLKAVMWDEAGHRLPNTVAISPQKLAEAAGFEIPADRKFIAVTGGGIENVGKEHFFSSEKLTTLLTLFKYYGEFENALTMMQAMFNVGGKGHSCGIYSFDDDHIHRLGMCAPVSRIMVRQPNNRGNSGSSTNGMPPTSSMGCGTWGGNIVSENICLKHYMNTTWVARPLPEDMPSNEELFGEFNKPDMDVE; this is encoded by the coding sequence ATGGCGAAAGAAGTCACTCCTGAGCAGATCGAAATGCTGGACGGGATGGTCGCTAAGGCCCGCGCTGCGGCGGAGATCATCGCCACCTATGACCAGGAGCGTGTGGACCGGCTGTGCCAGGCGGTCGCCGCTTCTGTGATCGACATGAAGGTTTGGGCGAACCTGGCTGACGAGGCGGTGGACGAGACCGGCCTGGGCGACAAGGTGACCAAGCGGAACAAGCGGAACAAGCTGAAGCTGATCCTGCGGGACTGCCTGCGTCAGAAGAGCGTGGGCGTGATCGAGGAGATCCCTGAGAAGGGCATCGTGAAGTATGCCAAGCCTGTGGGCGTGATCGCGTCTCTGGTGCCCACCACCAACCCCTGCCTGACCCCTGCCGGCCAGGTGATCTACGCCATCAAGGCCCGTGACGTCATCATCTGCAGCCCCCATCCGCGCGCGAAGAAGACCACCAACAAGTGCATCAACATCATCCGTGAGACCCTGGTGCGTGAGGGCGCTCCCGCCGACATCATCCAGGGCATCGAGGAGCCCAGCATCACCCTGACCCAGGAGCTGATGAAGCGCTGCGACCTGGTCATCGCCACCGGCGGTCGTCCCATGGTCAAGTCCGCATACTCCTCCGGCGTGCCGGCCTACGGCTCCGGCGCCGGCAACGCGACTGTCATCATCGACAACACCTGCAACACCCCCGAGCGTCAGGCTGAGGCTGCCATGAACACCCGGATCTCCAAGTGCTCCGACTTCGGCTCCGGCTGTTCCTGCGACGGCAACCTGATCATCCACGAGGACGTGTACGACGGGTTCGTAGCCGCCCTGGTGAAGGAGGGCGCTTACCTGGCCAACGAGGAAGAGGCTGAGAAGCTGAAGGCCGTCATGTGGGACGAGGCTGGGCACCGTCTGCCCAACACCGTGGCCATCAGCCCGCAGAAGCTGGCGGAGGCCGCTGGGTTCGAGATCCCGGCTGACCGGAAGTTCATCGCTGTGACCGGCGGCGGCATCGAGAACGTGGGCAAGGAGCACTTCTTCTCCAGCGAGAAGCTGACCACTCTGCTGACCCTGTTCAAGTACTACGGGGAGTTTGAGAACGCACTGACCATGATGCAGGCCATGTTCAACGTGGGCGGCAAGGGCCACAGCTGCGGCATCTACTCCTTCGACGACGACCACATCCATCGTCTGGGCATGTGCGCCCCCGTGTCCCGCATCATGGTGCGCCAGCCCAACAACCGCGGCAACTCCGGTTCTTCCACCAACGGCATGCCTCCCACGTCTTCCATGGGGTGCGGCACCTGGGGCGGCAACATCGTGTCCGAGAACATCTGCCTGAAGCACTACATGAACACCACCTGGGTGGCCCGTCCTCTGCCCGAGGATATGCCCAGCAACGAGGAGCTGTTCGGCGAGTTCAACAAGCCGGACATGGACGTGGAGTGA
- a CDS encoding transcriptional regulator — protein sequence MTLLQLQYFQVLARVLHYTRAAEELHISQPSLSYSISELEKELGVKLFEKENRKISLTAYGEQFLPYVQRSLALLDEGAAVLEQMAGNLPQVAKLGYFHSISASLIPALVEGFYREEDNRSIRFQFTEGPSFDIFNQVKAGELDMAFGMHRDDWAESVIIMRQPLYLAVPSDHPLAARHSVTFDDFAREPQVMLDKPSSLRTQMDRIFAQRGAVPNVVFEVRECNAALQYVALKFGVSVLPQVPAMDTEKVSIIPISDQDKEFVRTVYLSWSRSRPMSPAAQRVRDYIVEHYSIPE from the coding sequence TTGACTTTGCTTCAGCTCCAATATTTTCAGGTCCTGGCCCGTGTCCTGCACTACACCAGGGCGGCGGAAGAGCTGCACATCTCCCAGCCCTCCCTCAGCTATTCCATCAGCGAGCTGGAAAAGGAACTGGGGGTCAAGCTGTTCGAGAAGGAGAACCGGAAGATCAGCCTGACCGCCTATGGGGAACAGTTTCTCCCCTATGTGCAGCGTTCCCTGGCCCTGCTGGACGAGGGGGCCGCTGTTCTGGAACAGATGGCGGGCAATCTGCCCCAAGTAGCCAAGCTGGGCTACTTCCACAGCATCTCCGCCTCCCTGATCCCTGCGCTGGTGGAGGGCTTCTACCGGGAGGAGGACAACCGGAGCATCCGCTTCCAGTTTACAGAGGGCCCTTCCTTTGATATCTTTAACCAGGTGAAGGCCGGGGAGCTGGATATGGCCTTCGGGATGCACCGGGATGACTGGGCCGAATCGGTCATCATCATGCGTCAGCCCCTGTATCTGGCGGTCCCCAGCGACCACCCCCTGGCTGCCCGCCACTCCGTCACCTTTGATGACTTTGCCCGGGAGCCCCAGGTGATGCTGGACAAGCCCAGCAGCCTGCGCACCCAGATGGACCGCATCTTCGCCCAGCGGGGCGCGGTGCCCAACGTGGTGTTCGAGGTGCGGGAGTGCAATGCCGCCCTCCAGTATGTGGCCCTGAAATTCGGGGTGTCAGTGCTTCCCCAGGTTCCAGCCATGGACACGGAGAAGGTGTCCATCATCCCCATCTCTGACCAGGACAAGGAGTTTGTCCGCACGGTCTATCTCTCCTGGTCCCGCTCCCGCCCCATGTCTCCCGCTGCCCAGAGGGTGCGGGACTATATCGTGGAGCACTACTCCATCCCGGAATGA
- a CDS encoding 30S ribosomal protein S15, with product MIRKDEKTAVIEANRTHPTDTGSPEVQIAILTARINELTEHLKVHKQDNHSRRGLLKMVGKRRKMLDYLMAKDIERYRAIIAKLGIRK from the coding sequence ATGATCCGCAAGGACGAAAAGACGGCCGTGATTGAGGCCAACCGCACCCATCCCACGGACACCGGCTCCCCCGAGGTCCAGATCGCCATCCTCACTGCCCGTATCAACGAGCTCACCGAGCACCTGAAGGTCCACAAGCAGGACAACCACTCCCGCCGCGGCCTGCTGAAGATGGTCGGTAAGCGCCGCAAGATGCTGGACTATCTGATGGCCAAGGACATCGAGCGCTACCGCGCTATCATTGCCAAGCTGGGCATCCGTAAGTGA
- a CDS encoding polyribonucleotide nucleotidyltransferase, whose translation MSTIIKHKEFPKFKSWTMDLCGRPLTIEVGKVAELASASAMVKYGETTVMVAVTVSPRPRDGVDFFPLSVDFEEKLYAVGRIPGSFMRREGRPSLPAVLASRLIDRPMRPLFPYDFRNDVCIQCTVMSVDYDCSPEVAAMIGASACVSYSEIPFAGPIGCLEVGYVDGQIVLNPNQEQRKTSRMDVTVAATAEKVVMIEAGADEIPDEIMYAGIVKAHEEIKKQVAFINQIVAEIGKPKMEYEHAQFNQELFDKIVADFMDEAKAAMDTDDKNVRETRWNSMIDHWHEKYLEEYPDMDQYLEEFTYKFQKKIVKAWLLEGHRVDGRAKNEIRPLAAEVGVLPRVHGSGLFTRGQTQVLSVCTLNTLAASQKLDTIWEETEKRYMHHYNFPPYSVGEAKPPRSTNRREYGHGALAERALLPVLPSQDEFPYAIRVVSEVLSSNGSTSQGSICGSTLALMDAGVPIKAPVAGISCGLIQDDDGGFTTFIDIQGVEDFHGEMDFKVAGTKAGITAIQMDLKNDGLTHEIIKEALDITRDARYAILDEIMLPCIAAPRPEVSKYAPKMITIKIDPDKIREVIGKGGSVIQKITAESGAQVDIEDDGTIHIASPNAEACDAAKKMIETIVFVPEVGQLYYGKVVRILQFGAFVELAPGKDGMVHISKLAERRVEKVEDVVNIGDMIWVKVTDIDDKGRVNLSYKDALREIKAKQAAGESVK comes from the coding sequence ATGTCAACCATCATCAAGCACAAGGAATTCCCCAAGTTCAAGAGCTGGACCATGGACCTGTGCGGCCGTCCCCTGACCATCGAGGTGGGCAAGGTGGCCGAGCTGGCCAGCGCCTCCGCCATGGTCAAATATGGCGAGACCACCGTCATGGTGGCCGTCACCGTCTCCCCCCGCCCCCGGGACGGGGTGGACTTCTTCCCCCTGTCCGTGGACTTTGAGGAGAAGCTGTACGCCGTGGGCCGCATCCCCGGCTCCTTCATGCGCCGGGAGGGCCGTCCCTCTCTGCCCGCCGTGCTGGCCAGCCGCCTGATCGACCGGCCCATGCGCCCCCTGTTCCCCTACGACTTCCGCAACGACGTGTGCATCCAGTGCACCGTCATGAGCGTGGACTACGACTGCTCCCCCGAGGTGGCCGCCATGATCGGTGCCTCTGCCTGTGTGAGCTATTCCGAGATCCCCTTCGCCGGCCCCATCGGCTGCCTGGAGGTGGGCTATGTGGACGGTCAGATCGTCCTCAATCCCAATCAGGAGCAGCGCAAGACCTCCCGCATGGACGTGACTGTGGCCGCCACCGCTGAGAAGGTGGTCATGATCGAGGCCGGGGCCGACGAGATCCCCGACGAGATCATGTACGCCGGCATCGTGAAGGCCCACGAGGAGATCAAGAAGCAGGTGGCCTTCATCAACCAGATCGTTGCCGAAATCGGCAAGCCCAAGATGGAGTATGAGCACGCTCAGTTCAACCAGGAGCTGTTCGACAAGATCGTGGCCGACTTCATGGACGAGGCCAAGGCCGCCATGGATACCGACGACAAGAATGTCCGGGAGACCCGCTGGAACTCCATGATCGACCACTGGCACGAGAAGTATCTGGAGGAGTATCCGGATATGGACCAGTACCTGGAGGAGTTCACTTACAAATTCCAGAAGAAGATCGTCAAGGCATGGCTGCTGGAGGGCCACCGTGTGGATGGCCGCGCCAAAAACGAGATCCGTCCCCTGGCCGCCGAGGTGGGCGTGCTGCCCCGGGTCCACGGCTCCGGCCTGTTCACCCGCGGTCAGACCCAGGTCCTGTCCGTGTGCACCCTGAACACCCTGGCCGCCTCCCAGAAGCTGGACACCATCTGGGAAGAGACCGAGAAGCGGTATATGCACCACTACAACTTCCCGCCCTATTCCGTGGGCGAAGCCAAGCCGCCCCGCTCCACCAACCGGCGGGAGTACGGTCACGGCGCTCTGGCCGAGCGGGCCCTGCTCCCCGTGCTGCCCAGCCAAGATGAGTTCCCCTATGCCATCCGCGTGGTCTCCGAGGTGCTCTCCTCCAACGGCTCCACCTCTCAGGGCTCCATCTGCGGCTCCACCCTGGCCCTCATGGACGCCGGCGTGCCCATCAAGGCCCCTGTCGCCGGCATCTCCTGCGGTTTGATCCAGGACGACGACGGCGGCTTCACCACCTTCATCGACATCCAGGGCGTGGAGGACTTTCACGGTGAGATGGACTTCAAGGTGGCAGGCACCAAGGCGGGCATCACCGCCATCCAGATGGACCTGAAGAACGACGGCCTGACCCACGAGATCATCAAGGAAGCCCTGGACATCACCCGGGATGCCCGGTACGCCATTCTGGACGAGATCATGCTCCCCTGTATCGCCGCCCCCCGGCCCGAGGTGAGCAAGTATGCCCCCAAGATGATCACCATCAAAATCGACCCCGACAAGATCCGGGAGGTCATCGGCAAGGGCGGCTCCGTCATCCAGAAGATCACCGCCGAGTCCGGTGCTCAGGTGGACATCGAGGATGACGGCACCATCCACATCGCCTCCCCCAACGCCGAGGCCTGTGACGCCGCCAAGAAGATGATCGAGACCATCGTCTTCGTCCCCGAGGTGGGCCAGTTGTATTACGGCAAGGTGGTCCGCATCCTCCAGTTCGGCGCTTTCGTGGAGCTGGCCCCCGGCAAGGACGGCATGGTCCACATCTCCAAGCTGGCGGAGCGCCGGGTGGAGAAGGTAGAGGACGTGGTCAATATTGGCGACATGATCTGGGTCAAGGTCACCGATATCGATGACAAGGGCCGGGTCAACCTGTCCTACAAGGACGCCCTGCGGGAGATCAAAGCCAAGCAGGCCGCCGGTGAGAGCGTGAAATAA
- a CDS encoding acyltransferase, whose product MGYSVLSKYRSELMGAAMLWVMLFHAADLTFPIPGLDLFRAAGFGGVDIFILLSAMGLSLSLSRLEQEYGAFLARRARRILPAYFVVMVPYTLFLILRGQAPLSALVWNSTLLAYWVHAPGAFNWYVSGILLFYVLAPWCFRRLRRSRHRVLWTAGAGAAAVAVCHVLIQDEYWHYLDVFYRFPIFFLGLLVGLYVWEDRRLGRRDLLFWTLWLAAGLCYLAAALPRLEVPHLPMCHLFLFTTVPMCLAGCACFEHLPLGWLRRGLRLVGEHSLEIYLLNVSLFSETALLRSWLPLGTGPYYFLAFFLNILLGILLHRGVEAGMRRIQARRAD is encoded by the coding sequence ATGGGCTATTCTGTGTTAAGCAAATATCGCTCTGAGCTGATGGGGGCCGCCATGCTCTGGGTGATGCTGTTCCATGCCGCCGATCTGACCTTCCCCATCCCCGGGCTGGACCTGTTTCGGGCGGCGGGCTTCGGCGGGGTGGACATCTTCATCCTGCTCTCCGCCATGGGGCTGTCCCTCTCCCTGAGCCGCCTGGAGCAGGAATACGGTGCCTTTCTGGCACGCCGGGCCCGGCGCATCCTCCCCGCCTATTTTGTGGTGATGGTTCCCTACACCCTCTTCCTCATTCTTCGGGGACAGGCCCCCCTCTCCGCCCTGGTGTGGAACTCCACCCTCCTCGCCTACTGGGTCCATGCCCCTGGGGCCTTCAACTGGTATGTGTCCGGCATCCTGCTCTTCTATGTCCTCGCCCCCTGGTGTTTCCGCCGGCTGCGCCGCTCCAGGCACCGGGTGCTGTGGACGGCAGGGGCCGGCGCCGCGGCGGTGGCTGTGTGCCACGTGCTGATCCAGGACGAGTACTGGCACTACCTGGACGTCTTTTACCGCTTCCCCATCTTTTTTCTGGGGCTGCTGGTGGGGCTCTATGTGTGGGAGGACCGCCGGCTGGGCAGGCGTGATCTGCTGTTCTGGACCCTGTGGCTGGCGGCCGGCCTGTGCTACCTGGCCGCGGCCCTGCCCCGGCTGGAGGTCCCCCACCTCCCCATGTGCCATCTGTTTCTGTTCACCACCGTCCCCATGTGCCTGGCGGGCTGCGCCTGCTTTGAACACCTGCCCCTGGGATGGCTGCGCCGGGGACTGCGGCTGGTGGGGGAGCACAGTCTGGAGATCTATCTGCTCAACGTCAGCCTCTTCTCCGAGACTGCTCTGCTGCGCAGCTGGCTCCCTCTGGGGACTGGCCCCTACTATTTCCTTGCCTTTTTCCTGAACATCCTTTTGGGCATCCTGCTCCACCGGGGGGTGGAGGCCGGGATGCGCCGCATCCAGGCCCGCCGGGCCGATTGA
- a CDS encoding CAAX amino terminal protease family: MTDRPGGREMGGYLLLSYGTAWGIWLMCGMMPPGAVTAQLLNTVVMWTPALAVWLMWLAGRRRPVLSFSLRPALRRNWKWYLAAWALSLAAAVLGALLYFGVYPRDFDSTLPALAPMMEQAGISRSTVVSLLLGVLVYGPVINLFFAIGEEIGWRGFLYPALRQRMSTLPACLLVGAIWGLWHTPINLMGHNYGTSYPGFPWLGILGMCLFTTSAGTFLAWLSERSGSLWPAALAHGTINAAAQVALLFRGAEGAVRQIWGPAVTGILAGMPMLVLSAVLLVRKGSWRKSR; the protein is encoded by the coding sequence ATGACCGATCGGCCCGGGGGCAGGGAGATGGGGGGATATCTGCTCCTCTCCTATGGGACGGCGTGGGGGATCTGGCTGATGTGTGGAATGATGCCCCCGGGCGCTGTCACTGCTCAGCTGCTCAACACGGTGGTGATGTGGACGCCTGCCTTGGCGGTGTGGCTGATGTGGCTGGCGGGGAGGCGCAGACCGGTGCTGTCTTTCTCCCTGCGGCCCGCCCTGAGAAGGAACTGGAAGTGGTATCTGGCTGCCTGGGCCCTATCCCTGGCTGCCGCAGTCCTGGGTGCGCTGCTCTATTTTGGCGTATATCCCCGGGATTTTGACAGCACGCTTCCAGCCTTGGCGCCAATGATGGAACAGGCGGGGATCTCTAGGAGCACGGTGGTATCCCTGCTGCTGGGGGTACTGGTCTACGGTCCGGTGATCAATCTGTTCTTTGCCATAGGAGAGGAGATCGGCTGGCGGGGGTTTCTCTATCCGGCCCTGCGGCAGAGGATGTCTACCCTCCCTGCCTGCCTGCTGGTGGGCGCGATTTGGGGTTTGTGGCACACACCGATCAATCTTATGGGACACAACTATGGCACCAGCTATCCCGGCTTCCCATGGCTGGGGATTCTGGGGATGTGCCTCTTTACCACCTCGGCAGGCACTTTCCTGGCCTGGCTGTCGGAGAGGAGCGGTTCCCTCTGGCCGGCGGCGCTGGCCCACGGGACGATCAACGCCGCCGCACAGGTCGCTCTGCTGTTCCGGGGGGCGGAAGGGGCAGTGCGCCAGATCTGGGGTCCTGCCGTCACCGGCATACTGGCGGGGATGCCCATGCTGGTCCTGTCGGCTGTCCTTCTGGTGCGGAAGGGAAGCTGGCGGAAAAGCCGGTAA
- a CDS encoding methyltransferase, with the protein METVPMKIIARIHSDFPSKFGIPRQSGLVEALKARVVFEPDFRSPEAVRGLEGFSHIWLIWQFSQAVREDWSPTVRPPRLGGNTRMGVFATRSPFRPNAVGLSSVRLERVEPHTPQGPVLHVAGADLMDGTPIFDIKPYLPYGDCRPEATGGFAPGSDRLLEVEFPERWLSLLPEDRRQAAAGVLAQDPRPSYQRDPERIYGMEFAGWEIRFQVRGERLTVVEVKEKG; encoded by the coding sequence ATGGAGACTGTGCCTATGAAAATCATTGCCCGCATCCACAGTGATTTCCCGTCCAAGTTCGGGATACCCCGCCAGAGCGGGCTGGTGGAGGCGCTGAAGGCCAGAGTGGTCTTTGAGCCGGACTTCCGCAGCCCGGAGGCGGTGCGGGGGCTGGAGGGGTTTTCTCACATCTGGCTGATCTGGCAGTTCTCCCAGGCGGTGCGGGAGGACTGGTCCCCCACGGTGCGGCCGCCCCGGCTGGGAGGCAATACCCGCATGGGGGTCTTTGCCACCCGCTCTCCCTTCCGGCCCAACGCTGTCGGGCTGTCCTCCGTCCGCCTGGAGCGGGTGGAGCCCCATACCCCCCAGGGCCCGGTGCTCCACGTGGCGGGGGCGGACCTGATGGACGGGACCCCCATCTTTGACATCAAGCCCTACCTCCCCTATGGGGACTGCCGGCCGGAGGCCACAGGGGGCTTTGCACCCGGGTCGGACCGGCTGCTGGAAGTGGAGTTCCCGGAACGGTGGCTGTCCCTGCTGCCGGAGGACCGGCGGCAGGCGGCGGCGGGCGTGCTGGCCCAGGACCCCCGGCCCTCCTATCAGAGGGACCCGGAGCGGATCTACGGCATGGAGTTCGCCGGCTGGGAGATCCGTTTCCAGGTGCGGGGAGAGCGGCTGACGGTGGTGGAAGTAAAAGAGAAGGGCTGA
- a CDS encoding transposase IS3/IS911 family protein, which yields MGKRKELGLEEKVSLVEECLSGRLRMREAARRAGVGHSTMESWISRYRSEGISALEENGNQSKRRYDEDFKRKVVEAYLSGQGSSMAIAEKYRLRSGNLVLDWVKAYHERNSKKETGGSVMRKEHTVEERLQAVLSCLDGGQQLGDVAQAYQVEKATLRSWVKKYREFGAAGLEDRRGHRLANQTPRSRDEALRIENARLKQENELLKMELYLRKKVKELERGDR from the coding sequence ATGGGGAAACGAAAAGAGCTTGGGCTTGAGGAAAAGGTCTCACTGGTGGAAGAATGCCTTTCGGGGCGGCTGCGGATGCGGGAAGCGGCACGGCGGGCCGGAGTGGGGCACTCAACCATGGAGAGCTGGATCAGCCGGTACCGCTCAGAGGGGATCTCGGCGTTAGAGGAGAATGGAAACCAGTCAAAGCGGCGGTACGATGAGGACTTCAAGCGCAAAGTAGTGGAGGCATACCTGTCCGGCCAGGGCAGCAGCATGGCCATTGCGGAAAAGTATCGGCTTCGCTCTGGGAACCTGGTATTAGACTGGGTAAAGGCGTATCATGAAAGAAACTCCAAAAAAGAGACGGGGGGTTCTGTCATGAGAAAAGAACATACGGTGGAGGAACGGCTGCAGGCGGTGCTGTCCTGTCTGGATGGCGGGCAGCAGCTTGGGGATGTGGCACAGGCGTATCAGGTGGAGAAGGCAACGCTGCGGAGCTGGGTGAAAAAGTACCGGGAGTTTGGGGCAGCAGGACTGGAAGATCGTCGCGGCCACCGGCTGGCGAATCAGACACCCCGGAGCCGGGATGAGGCCTTGCGGATTGAGAACGCCCGGTTGAAACAGGAGAATGAATTGCTGAAAATGGAGCTGTATCTGCGAAAAAAAGTGAAGGAGTTGGAAAGGGGGGATCGCTGA